One window of the Verrucomicrobiota bacterium genome contains the following:
- a CDS encoding choice-of-anchor E domain-containing protein, whose product MVRLRWVLAGVICLACVLALAPRASATTSSETLPFDFPLSPGSQTLSFQQFDDNGGLCTLEKVTIYLCAEEHADVTGENDSEIGGSMTLNLTGWVQASGGGLSVVAIMSALEGPVSVTATDGVPDSGLDFYDFGTVSDIDTATSTLTSGLAPFIGLGTIDIGILGQGGFSISGVTDSTLKVSNFGSCGYATITYEYTCVPEPATMLLAVSGLGALLLRLRKRG is encoded by the coding sequence ATGGTGAGACTTCGCTGGGTGCTCGCTGGTGTCATCTGCCTGGCCTGTGTGCTGGCTCTGGCTCCGAGGGCATCCGCAACGACCAGCTCGGAGACGCTGCCGTTCGATTTTCCGCTGTCTCCAGGAAGCCAGACGCTCTCATTCCAGCAGTTCGACGACAACGGGGGATTGTGCACGCTCGAGAAGGTGACCATCTACCTGTGTGCCGAGGAACATGCTGATGTGACGGGCGAGAATGACTCGGAGATTGGCGGGAGTATGACGCTGAACCTGACTGGTTGGGTACAGGCCAGTGGCGGAGGGCTTTCGGTGGTGGCTATCATGTCGGCACTCGAGGGCCCGGTCAGCGTAACCGCTACAGACGGCGTCCCGGACTCGGGGCTTGACTTCTACGACTTCGGCACGGTGTCTGACATCGACACAGCCACGAGCACGCTGACGTCGGGCTTGGCGCCGTTCATCGGCCTAGGGACGATCGACATCGGGATCCTTGGCCAGGGCGGGTTTAGCATCTCCGGGGTCACCGACTCGACCCTGAAGGTGTCGAACTTCGGCTCCTGCGGCTACGCCACGATCACGTATGAGTACACGTGCGTTCCGGAGCCGGCGACCATGCTGCTTGCAGTCTCCGGGCTTGGCGCCTTGCTGCTGCGGTTGAGGAAGAGGGGCTAG